In one Myxococcus xanthus genomic region, the following are encoded:
- a CDS encoding FHA domain-containing protein, which translates to MRFEFEHLGSTTPFELSDGIHLLGGGPDDHIRLEGLPPSLLSLRIEAQRLMVEAARTFSVNGVLVPPGVPRLVIPGEALGLPDDMGLRVLQEAVSERGLGTVALLKGLLTGTDEPAPSRAATLTCLTGLDVGRVHALAEEQTDIGRGSDVAMRLRDRAVSRTHARVLHGEGGFSLEDLGSPNGVFLNGQRVDSRVPLADGDVIEMGRSLLRFQAAVEEPPPPASPAGEQEPPSGAVSPASTEVTLEPTPEAPPSVPKPRGEWWLIGLGAVAASVGVAVTWLLATGS; encoded by the coding sequence ATGCGCTTCGAATTCGAACACCTGGGCTCCACCACCCCCTTCGAGCTCTCCGATGGCATCCACCTCCTGGGAGGCGGCCCGGATGACCACATCCGACTGGAGGGCCTGCCCCCGAGCCTTCTCAGCCTGCGCATCGAGGCACAGCGGCTCATGGTCGAGGCCGCGCGCACCTTCTCCGTCAATGGCGTGCTGGTCCCTCCGGGTGTCCCGAGGCTGGTGATTCCCGGAGAGGCGCTCGGCCTGCCCGACGACATGGGACTGCGCGTGCTTCAAGAGGCCGTCAGTGAGCGCGGGCTGGGCACCGTGGCGCTCCTCAAGGGATTGCTGACGGGAACGGATGAACCGGCCCCATCGCGCGCGGCCACCCTCACCTGCCTCACGGGACTGGATGTCGGGCGCGTCCATGCGCTCGCCGAGGAACAGACGGACATCGGCCGAGGCAGCGACGTGGCGATGCGGCTGAGAGACCGGGCCGTGTCCAGGACGCATGCGCGCGTCCTCCACGGCGAGGGAGGATTCTCCCTGGAGGACCTGGGCAGCCCCAACGGCGTCTTCCTCAACGGCCAGCGCGTCGACTCCCGGGTTCCGTTGGCGGATGGCGACGTCATTGAAATGGGCCGTTCACTGCTCCGCTTCCAGGCCGCCGTGGAAGAGCCCCCGCCCCCCGCCTCGCCTGCTGGCGAGCAGGAACCGCCCTCTGGCGCGGTCAGCCCCGCTTCCACCGAGGTCACGCTGGAGCCCACGCCCGAGGCACCTCCCAGCGTGCCCAAGCCTCGCGGCGAATGGTGGCTGATTGGACTGGGCGCGGTGGCGGCCTCCGTGGGCGTGGCCGTCACGTGGCTGCTCGCGACGGGAAGCTGA
- a CDS encoding UvrD-helicase domain-containing protein produces MSSEPSLFALERNLALMAGAGAGKTYSLVTMTLHLLAGARVAGGAVRPSRLCMLTFTDKAAAEMRSRVRQRLDGLAQGDTRLDQEVDLRESLARLDKPFPLPDAWRQLREELGAATVGTFHSLCGQLLRRAPPAVGIDPNFEVLDSLEATGLVQDVCERVVLDALEAGDAQVRELCQELGFSGSGFSDGLVAALMAVYGKLREEGLRAENAAVSDAAEARAELESSVTRCLELCAEARGLDAKGEWSRLLGGLERALNGMTPENFGQGERFPWLRACFKADGRNFARLSKGAAGPVREFYWRVFGKSDGSVPRLDDAWAAWRTAPFEVTFRELLTRVETRHDTELSRRNVLDFTSLLVKSRDLLRAHPEFRRQVQERIGALLVDEFQDTNRLQLELVLLLAEKREDGPRELAPDADLVTALPLEPAFLCAVGDRKQSIYEFRGADVSVFSVLAKKLVDEGGTRGFLQHNRRSVPGLLSFFNRTFAGVLVAADARAPRPFEVIYVPEQDDLAAVRPSLSETPVVERLQLEEADTAADLRWLDADAIARRLRCLLAPGAPASVAREDGEGLRPARGGDVAMLFRTFTHLEVYRQALIRHGVPHRVLRGRGFYGAQEVLDLASLLALLADAEDALAFAAVLRSPLVGLKDASLFLLAGDAPLSLSSPRLTDPEVLVSLSERERQRLERFLAALPGLRRERDRMGVRELLVAALDVTGYREALAGSPYAEQASANVEKLLALASRRDERGTGGCVAFSRELRMLAENNPTEAQADLLDASDPRAVQLLTIHSAKGLEWPVVVVPSMGGRRRGTSGRAHFERTHGISLRPWVPDSLDDYTSSRFDAVRAELKAREDAEYRRLLYVALTRAKDMLVLAGGAEPRGGKDSWWHLIDGRLEVDADLRDLVDELDVDTLPPPADPEPPGPEALLLAEARVEAALLRVRGQRVAQAESLGAAVASAEALQDFIACPRRFHYVHRLGLRGAPWPWEVLPRGAPPLVEPDGWLPAERPEDLVQRLLRGVDLRLAAPDVDASERRAHLETLLRDAGALPDEEGMDAVLNTLERFLTSAFARELARAPSQTIHRSLPFMLALEGEVGVEGAVDLLWESPQGEAVVVAFKHGGRHPLGAAAYTYELAALGLVARRMVREGVPVRVGVVFLKESQPEPEWLSGPRGLEEAAGRLAGAARAVARGEARGEWDGREKAACQALHCGFAEHCHPAPRAC; encoded by the coding sequence ATGAGCAGCGAGCCATCCCTCTTCGCGTTGGAGCGCAACCTCGCCCTGATGGCGGGCGCCGGCGCGGGCAAGACGTACAGCCTGGTCACCATGACGTTGCACCTGCTGGCCGGCGCGCGTGTCGCCGGCGGTGCGGTGCGCCCGTCGCGGCTGTGCATGCTCACGTTCACGGACAAGGCCGCCGCGGAGATGCGCTCGCGCGTCCGCCAGCGCCTGGACGGGCTGGCCCAGGGCGATACGCGCCTGGACCAGGAAGTGGACCTGCGTGAATCCCTGGCGCGGTTGGACAAGCCGTTCCCGCTGCCGGATGCCTGGCGGCAACTGCGCGAGGAGCTGGGCGCGGCCACGGTGGGCACCTTCCACTCACTGTGTGGCCAGTTGCTGCGGCGCGCACCGCCCGCGGTAGGCATCGACCCGAACTTCGAGGTGCTGGACTCGCTCGAGGCGACGGGGCTGGTGCAGGACGTCTGCGAGCGCGTGGTGCTGGACGCGCTGGAGGCTGGTGACGCGCAGGTCCGGGAGCTGTGCCAGGAGCTGGGCTTCTCCGGTTCGGGCTTCTCCGACGGGCTGGTGGCCGCGTTGATGGCCGTCTACGGCAAGCTGCGCGAGGAAGGGTTGCGCGCGGAGAATGCCGCCGTGAGTGACGCCGCCGAAGCGCGCGCGGAGCTGGAGTCGTCCGTCACGCGGTGCCTGGAGCTGTGTGCCGAGGCGCGGGGCCTGGACGCGAAGGGCGAGTGGAGCCGGTTGCTGGGCGGGCTGGAGCGCGCGCTCAACGGCATGACGCCTGAGAACTTCGGGCAGGGCGAGCGCTTCCCGTGGCTGCGCGCGTGCTTCAAGGCGGACGGTCGCAACTTCGCGCGGCTCAGTAAGGGGGCCGCGGGGCCCGTGCGAGAGTTCTACTGGCGCGTCTTCGGCAAGAGCGATGGCTCCGTGCCCCGGTTGGATGATGCCTGGGCCGCATGGCGCACCGCGCCCTTCGAGGTGACGTTCCGCGAGTTGCTGACGCGCGTGGAGACGCGGCACGACACGGAGTTGTCCCGCCGCAACGTGCTGGACTTCACGTCCCTGCTGGTGAAGTCGCGCGACCTGCTCCGCGCGCATCCCGAGTTCCGCCGCCAGGTGCAGGAGCGCATCGGCGCGCTGCTGGTGGACGAGTTCCAGGACACCAACCGCCTCCAGTTGGAGCTGGTGCTGCTGCTGGCGGAGAAGCGCGAGGACGGCCCGCGCGAGCTGGCGCCGGATGCGGACCTGGTGACGGCGCTGCCGCTGGAGCCCGCCTTCCTCTGCGCGGTGGGTGACCGCAAGCAGTCCATCTACGAGTTCCGTGGCGCGGACGTGTCCGTCTTCTCCGTGCTGGCGAAGAAGCTGGTGGACGAGGGCGGCACGCGCGGCTTCCTCCAGCACAACCGTCGCTCCGTGCCCGGGCTGCTGTCGTTCTTCAACCGCACCTTCGCGGGGGTGCTCGTCGCCGCGGATGCCCGGGCACCTCGGCCCTTCGAGGTCATCTACGTTCCGGAGCAGGACGACCTCGCCGCGGTGAGGCCGTCGCTGTCGGAAACGCCAGTGGTGGAACGGTTGCAACTGGAGGAAGCGGACACGGCGGCGGACCTGCGCTGGCTGGACGCGGACGCGATTGCCCGCCGGCTGCGGTGCCTGCTGGCGCCGGGGGCACCTGCGTCCGTCGCGCGTGAGGATGGCGAAGGGTTGCGTCCTGCTCGGGGCGGAGACGTGGCCATGCTGTTCCGGACCTTCACGCACCTGGAGGTGTACCGGCAGGCGCTCATCCGCCACGGTGTCCCGCACCGCGTGCTGCGCGGCCGTGGCTTCTACGGCGCGCAGGAGGTGTTGGACCTGGCCTCGCTGCTCGCGCTGCTGGCGGATGCCGAGGATGCTTTGGCCTTCGCGGCGGTGCTGCGCTCACCCTTGGTGGGGTTGAAGGACGCGTCACTGTTCCTCCTGGCGGGAGACGCGCCCCTGTCCTTGTCGTCGCCCCGGTTGACGGACCCGGAGGTGTTGGTTTCGTTGTCCGAGCGTGAGCGGCAGCGTCTGGAGCGTTTCCTCGCCGCGCTTCCCGGCCTGAGGCGCGAGCGCGACCGGATGGGCGTGAGGGAGCTGTTGGTAGCCGCGCTGGACGTGACGGGCTACCGCGAAGCGCTGGCGGGCTCGCCGTATGCGGAGCAAGCCAGCGCCAACGTGGAGAAGCTGCTGGCGCTGGCGTCGCGGCGGGACGAGCGCGGCACGGGCGGTTGCGTCGCCTTCTCTCGCGAGCTGCGGATGCTGGCGGAGAACAACCCCACGGAGGCCCAGGCGGACCTGCTGGACGCGAGCGACCCTCGCGCGGTGCAACTCCTCACCATCCACAGCGCCAAGGGACTGGAGTGGCCGGTGGTGGTGGTGCCCTCGATGGGCGGCCGGAGGCGTGGCACCTCGGGCCGTGCCCACTTCGAGCGCACGCATGGCATCTCCCTGCGACCGTGGGTTCCGGATTCGCTGGACGACTACACCTCCAGCCGCTTCGACGCGGTGCGCGCGGAGCTGAAGGCGCGCGAGGACGCCGAGTACCGCCGCCTGCTCTACGTCGCGCTCACGCGTGCCAAGGACATGTTGGTGCTGGCGGGCGGCGCGGAGCCACGCGGTGGCAAGGACTCCTGGTGGCACCTCATCGACGGGCGCCTGGAGGTGGACGCGGACCTGCGTGACCTGGTCGATGAGCTGGACGTCGACACGCTCCCTCCACCGGCGGACCCGGAGCCGCCCGGTCCTGAGGCCCTGTTGCTCGCCGAGGCGCGCGTCGAAGCCGCGCTGCTGCGGGTGCGAGGTCAGCGTGTCGCGCAAGCGGAATCACTGGGCGCCGCGGTGGCTTCCGCGGAGGCGTTGCAGGACTTCATCGCCTGTCCGCGCCGCTTCCACTACGTGCACCGGCTGGGGCTTCGCGGTGCGCCGTGGCCCTGGGAAGTGCTGCCCCGTGGCGCGCCGCCCCTGGTGGAGCCTGACGGCTGGCTTCCCGCCGAGCGTCCCGAGGACCTGGTGCAGCGGCTGCTTCGCGGCGTCGACCTCCGATTGGCGGCGCCGGATGTAGACGCTTCGGAGCGGCGGGCCCACCTGGAGACGCTGCTGCGTGACGCGGGCGCGCTTCCGGACGAAGAGGGCATGGATGCGGTGCTGAACACCTTGGAGCGCTTCCTGACGTCGGCGTTCGCACGTGAACTGGCGCGGGCGCCGTCACAGACAATTCACCGAAGCCTTCCGTTCATGCTTGCCCTGGAGGGCGAGGTGGGGGTCGAGGGGGCGGTGGACCTGCTGTGGGAGTCACCCCAAGGGGAGGCCGTGGTGGTGGCCTTCAAACACGGCGGGCGTCATCCGCTGGGAGCGGCCGCGTACACCTACGAGCTGGCGGCCCTGGGGCTGGTGGCCCGGCGGATGGTGCGAGAAGGGGTGCCGGTGCGGGTGGGAGTCGTCTTCCTGAAAGAGTCCCAGCCAGAGCCTGAGTGGCTGTCCGGGCCCAGGGGCCTGGAGGAGGCCGCCGGGCGGCTCGCGGGGGCAGCACGGGCAGTGGCACGCGGCGAAGCGAGGGGTGAATGGGATGGGAGGGAGAAGGCAGCCTGCCAAGCCCTGCATTGTGGCTTCGCGGAACACTGTCACCCGGCCCCCCGCGCGTGCTAA
- a CDS encoding tetratricopeptide repeat protein, whose product MVVLRSFVIALSAAMLLGAAEPSAAARAAFVRGESALARGRWDDAATAYREALADTPGYPSALNGLGSVLFRKGQVQEALTLFRDAAKADPGFKMAWFNLGYAARKTGDAATAAQAYERYTELEPGDADGFYGLGESYRQLGQKDKAIPAYQAYIAREQRKGEQVWVRKATEHLKAMGAEPLAVATAPASATPSAAPAAESVTSNPALAASRIRDGDALMKERRYREAAFAFLDASHADGGHVEALFKLGNALAVLGYYGQAVAQWERATALTKDAAIQQSAKENIDRARAKMVQAGVSPQAAGQAPGSGPVADTTRALARRAYEQGVQRIASKDFSGALTSLTQSIQLEPMLTVAFVARGSANIGLRRYAEAAADYQYALELEPGSASPLYGLAESFRAMGRTLEARDLYERYAASSSADVRPQLQEESRQKAARLR is encoded by the coding sequence ATGGTCGTCTTGCGCAGCTTCGTCATCGCGCTGTCCGCGGCAATGCTGCTGGGGGCTGCGGAGCCATCCGCCGCGGCCCGGGCCGCCTTCGTGCGCGGGGAGTCGGCGCTGGCACGTGGCCGCTGGGATGACGCGGCCACCGCCTACCGCGAGGCCCTGGCCGACACGCCCGGCTATCCCTCCGCCCTCAATGGCCTGGGCAGCGTGCTCTTCCGCAAGGGGCAGGTGCAGGAGGCGCTCACGCTCTTTCGTGACGCCGCGAAGGCCGACCCCGGCTTCAAGATGGCCTGGTTCAACCTGGGCTATGCCGCGCGGAAGACGGGGGATGCGGCCACCGCGGCACAGGCCTACGAGCGCTACACCGAGCTCGAGCCCGGCGACGCGGACGGGTTCTACGGGTTGGGGGAGAGTTACCGGCAGCTCGGCCAGAAGGACAAGGCGATTCCCGCGTACCAGGCGTACATCGCCCGTGAGCAGCGCAAGGGGGAGCAGGTCTGGGTCCGCAAGGCGACCGAGCACCTGAAGGCCATGGGTGCCGAGCCGCTCGCGGTGGCCACCGCGCCGGCCTCTGCGACGCCCTCGGCGGCGCCCGCCGCGGAATCCGTGACGTCCAATCCGGCGCTGGCGGCGTCGCGCATCCGTGACGGCGACGCCTTGATGAAGGAGCGCCGCTACCGCGAGGCGGCCTTCGCCTTCCTGGATGCGTCCCACGCGGATGGGGGCCATGTGGAGGCCTTGTTCAAGCTGGGCAACGCCTTGGCGGTGCTGGGCTATTACGGACAGGCGGTGGCGCAGTGGGAGCGGGCCACCGCGCTCACGAAGGACGCGGCCATCCAGCAGAGCGCGAAGGAGAACATCGACCGCGCGCGGGCGAAGATGGTGCAGGCGGGCGTTTCTCCCCAGGCCGCGGGACAGGCACCGGGCTCCGGCCCCGTGGCCGACACGACGCGCGCGTTGGCGCGCCGGGCGTATGAGCAGGGCGTACAGCGCATCGCCAGCAAGGACTTCAGTGGCGCGCTGACCAGCCTCACCCAGTCCATCCAACTCGAGCCCATGCTGACCGTGGCCTTCGTCGCGCGAGGCAGCGCCAACATCGGCCTGCGTCGCTACGCGGAAGCCGCGGCGGACTATCAGTACGCCTTGGAGCTGGAGCCCGGCTCGGCGTCTCCGCTTTACGGACTGGCCGAATCTTTCCGCGCCATGGGCCGCACGCTGGAGGCACGCGACCTCTACGAGCGCTATGCTGCCTCCTCCTCCGCGGACGTCCGCCCCCAGCTCCAGGAGGAATCCCGACAGAAGGCGGCGCGCCTGCGTTGA
- a CDS encoding carbohydrate-binding family 9-like protein — translation MRLPSSVLAPLLAVTCLATACRDEHAGPRQQTPRIPAPTQLRTLDAAPADLTFRSGATFAGGAVVYLGSKVSPEKAAPGTQVRLAHYFRAVRPPPQGFAFFVHVVDPASGGMLTNADHEVQGGAAPLASWPVGKVIEDVHSVPMPGTPARVMLGFWRGGSRLPVDDANAHDGSQRMLGPQLGGAAQELPEYSVPRVSQPPTIDGVLDDAAWKQSKPVVLRRSFDGSAARQRTEARLVHDGKFLYVAFDLDDPDVWGTLRKRDDPIYEEEVVEIFLDANADGRTYNELQVSPHNVIFDAYFPARRQGMDRSWDSGMTSAVKVRGTLDDDSDRDEGWSVEMQIPFDRLAEVPHIPPQPGDRWRFNLYRLEHHDRRTVEGQSFSPLFVGDFHALPRFGWLVFE, via the coding sequence ATGCGTCTCCCGTCCTCCGTCCTCGCTCCGCTGCTGGCCGTCACCTGTCTTGCCACCGCCTGTCGTGATGAGCATGCCGGGCCGCGTCAGCAGACGCCCCGCATTCCCGCGCCCACGCAGCTCCGCACCCTGGACGCGGCGCCCGCGGACCTCACGTTCCGCAGCGGCGCGACGTTCGCCGGTGGCGCGGTGGTGTACCTGGGCTCCAAGGTGTCACCGGAGAAGGCCGCGCCCGGAACGCAGGTGAGGTTGGCCCATTACTTCCGAGCGGTTCGTCCGCCGCCGCAGGGCTTCGCCTTCTTCGTCCACGTCGTGGACCCGGCCAGTGGCGGCATGCTCACGAACGCGGACCATGAGGTACAGGGGGGCGCCGCGCCGCTGGCGTCATGGCCGGTGGGCAAGGTCATCGAGGACGTCCACTCGGTGCCCATGCCGGGCACGCCCGCGCGCGTGATGCTCGGCTTCTGGCGGGGAGGCTCCCGGCTGCCCGTGGACGACGCCAATGCGCATGACGGCTCGCAGCGGATGTTGGGGCCTCAGTTGGGCGGGGCCGCGCAGGAGCTGCCCGAGTACTCCGTCCCACGCGTGAGCCAGCCGCCCACCATCGACGGCGTGCTCGATGACGCGGCGTGGAAGCAGTCCAAACCGGTGGTGCTGCGCCGGAGCTTCGACGGGAGCGCCGCGCGCCAGCGCACCGAGGCGCGGCTCGTCCATGACGGCAAGTTCCTCTACGTGGCCTTCGACCTGGATGACCCGGACGTGTGGGGCACGCTGCGCAAGCGCGATGACCCCATCTACGAGGAGGAGGTGGTGGAAATCTTCCTCGACGCGAACGCGGATGGCCGCACATACAACGAACTCCAGGTGTCTCCGCACAACGTCATCTTCGACGCGTACTTCCCCGCCCGTCGGCAGGGCATGGACCGCTCCTGGGATTCAGGGATGACGTCCGCCGTGAAGGTGCGGGGCACGTTGGATGATGACTCGGACCGTGACGAGGGCTGGTCGGTGGAGATGCAGATTCCCTTCGACCGGCTGGCCGAAGTCCCGCACATTCCGCCCCAGCCGGGTGACCGCTGGCGCTTCAACCTCTACCGGTTGGAGCACCATGACCGCCGCACGGTGGAGGGGCAGTCCTTCTCGCCCCTCTTCGTCGGCGATTTCCATGCGCTGCCGCGCTTCGGTTGGCTCGTGTTCGAATAG
- a CDS encoding YqjF family protein, producing the protein MRPFLTAEWRYLVMLNYEVDPEVLRPLVPRDTELDTWQGRTFASMVGFRFLDTRVRGLPVPFHRNFDEVNLRFYVRHLGPEGWRRGVVFVKEIVPRQAIATVARVLYNEPYVALPMRHVVEMEGAHTGAPGRVEYAWKAGGKWQHLAATTLGPPQASEPGSAAEFITEHYWGYTAQRDGGCAEYRVEHPRWSVWQVDTTALEIDVEGMYGARFVPFLRGKPSSAFVADGSAVAVYPGTRTGSGASQSPASEKPRAA; encoded by the coding sequence ATGCGCCCTTTCCTCACGGCGGAGTGGCGGTATCTCGTCATGCTCAACTACGAGGTGGACCCGGAGGTACTGCGCCCCCTCGTCCCTCGTGACACGGAGCTGGACACCTGGCAGGGCCGGACCTTCGCCAGCATGGTGGGCTTCCGATTCCTCGACACGCGCGTGCGGGGACTGCCCGTGCCGTTCCACCGCAACTTCGATGAGGTGAACCTGCGCTTCTACGTGCGCCACCTCGGCCCTGAAGGCTGGCGGCGAGGCGTGGTGTTCGTGAAGGAAATCGTCCCGCGACAAGCCATCGCCACCGTGGCGCGCGTGCTCTACAACGAGCCGTATGTCGCGCTGCCCATGCGGCACGTCGTGGAGATGGAAGGCGCGCACACCGGCGCCCCTGGCCGCGTCGAATATGCGTGGAAGGCGGGGGGAAAGTGGCAGCACCTGGCGGCGACGACGCTCGGTCCGCCGCAGGCCAGCGAGCCTGGCTCGGCGGCGGAGTTCATCACCGAGCACTACTGGGGCTACACCGCGCAACGGGACGGCGGCTGCGCGGAGTACCGCGTGGAGCATCCCCGCTGGTCCGTGTGGCAGGTGGACACCACCGCGCTCGAGATTGACGTGGAAGGCATGTACGGCGCGAGGTTCGTCCCCTTCCTGCGCGGCAAGCCCAGCTCCGCCTTCGTCGCGGACGGCTCGGCCGTGGCCGTGTATCCCGGCACGCGAACGGGCTCCGGTGCCAGCCAGTCGCCAGCCTCCGAGAAGCCGCGCGCCGCCTGA
- a CDS encoding adenylosuccinate synthase has translation MPNVVVIGAQWGDEGKGKVVDLLTEHAQVVVRFQGGNNAGHTLVVGGQKTVLHLIPSGILHPGKTCVIGNGVVVDPAVLVGEIDALKVRGFLKDDAQLLISDNAHVIFPWHKLLDSFREKARGGSAIGTTGRGIGPAYEDKVARRGIRVRDLLNADRLRTRIEARLPAALDELKDLCAQAGDPVPQLEVPQILAEFTGLGERLKPFVHDASLYLSGQVRRGARILFEGAQGTLLDVDHGTYPFVTSSNCVAGNAAVGSGLGPTAIDKVMGISKAYTTRVGGGPFPTELHDAIGDQLRKMGDEFGTTTGRPRRCGWLDGVVLRYASRVNGLWGMALTKLDVLSGLKTLQICTAYELDGQKVMELPGDYEDLARVKPIYETLQGWDEQIAGVRTFDELPENAKRYVRRVEEVSGVPVVCVSVGADRGETVLLQNPFRS, from the coding sequence ATGCCGAACGTCGTCGTCATCGGAGCGCAGTGGGGAGATGAGGGGAAGGGCAAGGTCGTTGACCTGCTCACCGAGCACGCCCAGGTCGTCGTCCGCTTCCAGGGCGGCAACAACGCGGGCCACACGCTGGTGGTGGGTGGGCAGAAGACAGTCCTCCACCTGATTCCCTCGGGTATCCTCCACCCTGGGAAGACGTGTGTGATTGGCAACGGAGTGGTGGTGGATCCTGCCGTCCTCGTCGGGGAGATTGACGCGCTGAAGGTGCGCGGCTTCCTCAAGGACGACGCGCAGCTCCTCATCTCCGACAATGCCCACGTCATCTTCCCGTGGCACAAGCTGCTGGACAGCTTCCGCGAGAAGGCGCGCGGCGGCAGCGCCATTGGCACCACGGGCCGGGGCATTGGCCCCGCGTACGAGGACAAGGTGGCCCGTCGCGGCATCCGCGTGCGGGACCTGCTCAACGCGGACCGGCTGCGCACGCGCATCGAGGCCCGGCTGCCGGCGGCGCTGGACGAGCTGAAGGACCTGTGCGCGCAGGCGGGCGACCCGGTGCCGCAGCTCGAGGTGCCGCAGATACTGGCGGAGTTCACCGGCCTGGGCGAGCGGCTCAAGCCCTTCGTCCACGACGCCTCGCTCTATCTGTCCGGTCAGGTGCGCCGCGGCGCCCGCATCCTCTTCGAGGGCGCGCAGGGCACGCTGCTGGACGTGGACCACGGCACCTATCCCTTCGTGACGTCCTCCAACTGCGTGGCGGGCAACGCGGCGGTGGGCTCGGGCCTGGGGCCCACGGCCATCGACAAGGTGATGGGCATCAGCAAGGCCTACACCACGCGCGTGGGCGGCGGTCCGTTCCCCACGGAGCTGCACGACGCCATCGGCGACCAGTTGCGCAAGATGGGCGACGAGTTCGGCACGACCACGGGTCGGCCCCGTCGCTGCGGGTGGCTGGACGGCGTGGTGCTGCGCTACGCCTCGCGCGTCAATGGCCTGTGGGGCATGGCCCTCACCAAGCTGGACGTGCTCAGCGGCCTCAAGACGCTGCAGATCTGCACCGCGTACGAGCTGGACGGCCAGAAGGTGATGGAGCTGCCCGGCGACTACGAGGACCTGGCGCGCGTCAAGCCCATCTACGAGACGCTCCAGGGCTGGGACGAGCAGATCGCCGGCGTGCGGACCTTCGACGAGCTGCCGGAGAACGCCAAGCGCTACGTGCGCCGGGTGGAGGAGGTCAGCGGCGTCCCCGTGGTGTGCGTCTCCGTGGGCGCTGACCGCGGTGAGACGGTGCTGCTCCAGAACCCGTTCCGGAGCTGA